The Dokdonia donghaensis DSW-1 DNA window ACCAGAAGGAAAGAGATCTTCTTCCATCCCCACGATGTATACAAACGGGAACTCTAGCCCCTTTGCAAGGTGTATAGTCATAAGTGCCACACGGTCATCATCACCCGTATCATTATCTAGCGTGGTAGCCAGCGCTACATCTTCTAGAAACTCTGCCAGCGAGCCAGTGGCATCTGCCAGCTCTTTTTGCTCTTCTACAAAGTCGCGCATACCGTTAAGGAGCTCCTCTATATTTTCTATACGAGCAATTCCCTCTGGCGTACCGTCTTTTTTGAGTTCTTGTAATAGACCTGTCTTTCTTGCAACCGTCTCTGCTACGGTAAAGGCATCACTCTCTTCATTAAGAATCTGGAAACTCTTAATCATCGTGACAAAGTTCTTAAGTTTGGTCTGTGTACCGCGATTTATATTCATCGAGGGACCTAGCTGTTCTATTTTGTCCATCACCTCAAAGATGGAACGACCATAATGCTTTGCCGCCACCGTAAGCTTGTCTAAGGTGGTACCACCTATACCACGCGCAGGGTAGTTTACCACACGCTTGAGTGCCTCCTCATCTTTTGGGTTAACCAGCACACGCAGGTAGCCCAGTACATCCTTTATCTCCTTGCGCTGGTAAAAGGAAAGTCCACCATAAATACGGTACGGGATGTCACGCTTGCGCAGGGCATCCTCCATTGCACGAGACTGTGCATTTGTTCTGTACAGTATCGCAAAGTCACCATTGTTAAGCTGGTGATTCATTCTATTTTCAAAAATGGAACTTGCCACATAGCGTCCCTCCTCACCATCTGTAGGCGAGCGGTGCACGATAATCTGGCCTCCATCTTCGTTTGCCGTCCATACGGTTTTATCAAGACGGGTTTTATTTTTTTCTATCACGCTGTTTGCCGCCTCCACAATATTTTTTGACGAGCGATAGTTTTGCTCTAGGCGGTACATTGCCACATTATCATAATCCTTCTGGAAGTTCAAAATGTTATTAATGTTTGCCCCTCTAAAGGCATATATACTCTGCGAGTCATCACCCACCACACAGATGTTTTGAAACTTATCTGAGAGTGCCTTTACAATAAGGTACTGGCTATGGTTTGTATCTTGATACTCATCTACCAGTATGTATTTAAAACGGTTTTGGTATTTATTAAGCACCTCTGGAAAGCGGTTGAGCAGCTCATTTGTGCGTAGCAGTAAATCGTCAAAATCCATTGCGCCGGCTTTAAAACAGCGATCTACATACTCTGCATAGATCTCACCCATACGCGGGCGTTTTGCCATAGCATCTGCCTCTACCAGCTCTGGATTATTTGCATAGGCACGCACCGTGATCAAGCTATTTTTAAAAGAAGAGATACGGTTTTGTACCTGCTTGTACTTATAGATATCCTTATCTAGCTGCATCTCCTTGATGATGGCACTTATAAGACGTTGTGAGTCTTGGGTATCATAAATAGTAAAGTTAGACGGGTAGCCTAGCTTATCTGCCTCGATACGCAA harbors:
- a CDS encoding ATP-dependent helicase; the protein is MDSKLEVYIEGLNDAQRAPTLHKDGALIVIAGAGSGKTRVLTMRIAYLMSQGVDAFNILSLTFTNKAAREMKKRIAGIVGNNEAKNLWMGTFHSIFAKILRIEADKLGYPSNFTIYDTQDSQRLISAIIKEMQLDKDIYKYKQVQNRISSFKNSLITVRAYANNPELVEADAMAKRPRMGEIYAEYVDRCFKAGAMDFDDLLLRTNELLNRFPEVLNKYQNRFKYILVDEYQDTNHSQYLIVKALSDKFQNICVVGDDSQSIYAFRGANINNILNFQKDYDNVAMYRLEQNYRSSKNIVEAANSVIEKNKTRLDKTVWTANEDGGQIIVHRSPTDGEEGRYVASSIFENRMNHQLNNGDFAILYRTNAQSRAMEDALRKRDIPYRIYGGLSFYQRKEIKDVLGYLRVLVNPKDEEALKRVVNYPARGIGGTTLDKLTVAAKHYGRSIFEVMDKIEQLGPSMNINRGTQTKLKNFVTMIKSFQILNEESDAFTVAETVARKTGLLQELKKDGTPEGIARIENIEELLNGMRDFVEEQKELADATGSLAEFLEDVALATTLDNDTGDDDRVALMTIHLAKGLEFPFVYIVGMEEDLFPSGMSMSTRSELEEERRLFYVALTRAEKQAYLTYTESRYRWGKLVDAEPSRFIEEIDDKYLDYQTPMESYRYKPLIDADIFGDVDKSKLRLKKPVSGTPPKVGTPTQDQLRKLRKIRPAAGDSATPSLAGSLEPGTVVEHIRFGKGIVAGIEGKGQDQKAEINFENGGLKKLLLRFAKLKIVE